A window from Malaclemys terrapin pileata isolate rMalTer1 chromosome 18, rMalTer1.hap1, whole genome shotgun sequence encodes these proteins:
- the ALKBH4 gene encoding alpha-ketoglutarate-dependent dioxygenase alkB homolog 4, which translates to MEARGGGGGAGPACGCKGIRSCLLCEGPAPAAPPPQGKGNFTYCPAAGLAVGNECSEFAGWAFPFPGVFLLEEFINQDEESEMVRLMDQDDWKLSQSGRRKQDYGPKVNFKKKKLKAGGFIGLPSFSQEIVQRMKAHSALEDFFPVEQCNLDYLPERGSAIDPHFDDWWLWGGRLVSLNLLSKTVLSMSCDSEDSLQLFATHSQGSGESNLSASPQVSQTHKPNNLTPTSACENVDSWDMDHSSSPRLIPYKEVTVDILLPRRSLIVLSGDARYKWKHAIYRKHIEHRRICVTFRELSAEFTLGGKQEKLGKELLEIALTFQGKPV; encoded by the exons ATGGAGGCGCGGGGAGGCGGCGGGGGCGCGGGGCCCGCCTGCGGCTGCAAGGGGATCCGCTCCTGCCTGCTCTGCGAGGGGCCCGCGCCGGCCGCTCCGCCCCCGCag GGAAAGGGTAACTTCACTTATTGTCCAGCAGCAGGTTTAGCAGTAGGAAATGAATGCTCAGAGTTTGCTGGCTGGGCATTTCCATTTCCAGGCGTGTTCTTGCTGGAGGAGTTTATAAACCAAGATGAGGAATCTGAGATGGTTCGGCTGATGGATCAAGATGACTGGAAACTATCACAGTCTGGCCGAAGGAAGCAG GACTATGGGCCCAAAGTGAACTTTAAGAAAAAGAAGCTGAAAGCTGGTGGTTTCATTGGCTTGCCCAGTTTTAGCCAGGAGATTGTGCAGCGAATGAAGGCTCATTCTGCGCTAGAGGATTTCTTTCCTGTTGAGCAGTGTAACCTGGACTATCTACCTGAAAGAGGTTCTGCCATTGACCCACACTTTGATGACTGGTGGCTTTGGGGGGGGCGACTGGTTAGCTTAAACTTGCTCTCAAAAACTGTGCTGTCCATGTCTTGTGATTCAGAGGACAGTCTTCAGTTATTTGCCACTCACAGTCAAGGAAGCGGGGAATCAAATCTCTCTGCCTCACCTCAAGTTTCTCAGACCCATAAACCAAACAACCTTACTCCCACATCAGCATGTGAAAATGTAGACAGTTGGGATATGGACCACTCATCTTCCCCAAGACTTATTCCATACAAAGAAGTTACTGTAGACATTCTCTTACCTAGGAGATCCCTGATTGTGCTGTCTGGAGATGCACGCTATAAGTGGAAACATGCAATTTACCGCAAGCACATTGAGCATCGCCGGATCTGTGTCACCTTCAGGGAGCTGTCTGCAGAATTCACTTTGGGAGGAAAGCAGGAAAAACTGGGTAAAGAGCTCCTCGAAATAGCCCTGACATTTCAAGGAAAACCAGTGTGA